ccAAATCTTCTTCAGATGGTGGTGTGACTTGACCTTTTGGCTTTGATGGATCATCATTCTCGCTAACGTATTCATCCTCGACCTTGTCGCTGTCATATCTCCACAACAATGATGTGTATCTATTGTGTAGATAATCTAAACGAAAATAGTCTAATAATATAACGAGTTGGTCGCTTAGAAACTCTGCAAGCGCAGCTATATATACACAACAATCCGTGCAAAATGTGCTACACAAAACATAAAGAACATCAAGACAAGTACTTGATACACAAGTAACAAAATGTATCTGATAAAAATTCAAATGACAAGCTATAAGACaacgatttaaaataaaatttattttttgatacatTCCAAACATTACtttaaaactactaaaattagaattttaatgtATCAATATAGTACAATCAAGTAGTGttcaactattaaaaaaaacacaaaaaaaatttaaaacatatctaaatttCATATCAATGTATCTTCATTGTTTATATGATACACATATATCAAATGTATCTAATACATATTTAGATTGCAAACTCTAAAATACATTACGTACAATAGTTCAAAATGAACTTTATTTTTTGATACATTCCTAATACAATTTCTgaactaaattaaaaatagaattttaaatACAAGTAATATCCAACAAACTATGAGAACattgtatgaaaaatgtattttcATTGTTTAATGTATCAATTTATTTCTATCCAACACATCAAATGTCATAATATAACTACAACTAAAATTAGGGGTTTTAATGTATAAACGAGTTACAAATCAGTTAGAAACCAACATACTATGTGAATATTGTAGTATAATGTATCTTACTGCTAAtgtatcaatttattttgacataaacatactaaaatgcCATATGAAACACAAAAGTTTGAAAAGGGTACAAAAACACATACTTTGGACAGTAAAGGTGGAGAAATTGTCGATGCTACTTTTCTTccccttttttaaatttttttgctaCATTTGATTTTGGAGAAGAATGAATTTCCTTGTTCGAATTGTCATTACTCTGATTCTTCATTATAAATGTGTCATACAACAATTTGGATCTATTTTCAGCCTAATTtcatcatcacaatcatatatacTATTAGTATTAGAAGTATTTGATCGAGTGTCACCAATACTAATGAAGGACTGAtccatatgtataaaaaaaaaagctaaaaaatcaaataaattgaagAAGACAACAATGGCTACTAAACATCCTACCTATTCTGATGCTTGGAATTGCTTGATTTGAGAGAGAATATCGgttgaaaatcaaattgatttgaaaacTGTAACTTTAAGAATGTGGAGCgaatttagagagagaaaagagaagTGAAAAGAGGAGTGGACAAAAGTAAGTTTTGACTAATGAATTTTATGTATCTGAAAGTTACAGAAATTGGAAGAAAGAATggatttatgaaatatttttaaaagattgataaaaaatgaaaaataaagtaaataaatgtgtgtatataagtaattttttccaACATATAATGATATATACATGATCATTTCATGACGTGTGTGTGTCAAAAAATGTAAGGTGATATATAGGTCATCAATATACACTCTACTTATACAAAACATACACatgatatatgatatacatACATCCATTTCCACTTTCAAACCACCATCACCATAGTTAgcataaaaaaatcatcataaacactactaattTTACTCTAtaaatacccaaaaaaaaatcacttcaaaaaagaaaaataagaattttatcaaaaacatatctatttaaaatctatttcaTTGAATAATACCAATGAACATGAAAGTGGGAAAAGACAATAAAGGGAAATGTATAGAGTATTTCACATTTACTTGTAGTGATCGTCAATTTTTATGTCAACTAATTTAGCTCAGACTAAATTTTGATCAGAAATATTTGACTTGTGATAACAAAGagaggaagaaaagagaaaataatataagGTAATTATGTTGGAAATTAGAGTTTCtttaaaatagataattaagggtctttttcattatataatttaaaactcTCTTAGAAAAATTGGTACAATGATATCAAAATAAGAAGATTGTCATAGTATATTAATCACAAAAACGATTAGtgttacaaaattaaatatgaggAATGCAttctaaaatcattttaaacatgtgaaattttataaagatCATAAGTAAAATATCGTAAATCATTTATcgatattaatttaaatattaaaaaagttaaGTGACACTTTATATATGTAGTAgataaatgtcattattttttatcaatattttcttatttcctccatttcatattaattgaattgttgAGGTGTTTTACACGCTTTAATAAAAGAAGATTAGACATAAATTAGATATAACGTTCCATTTTTATCCTAATTAACTGTTgtcaaatttatgattaaaattgtTTGTAACAAATTTTGAtgtgacaaaataaatttcaatcacaaataaaatatgaagaaatatgattttattgataaatattgtgGGTACAATTTTGTTCCTCCCTTAATTCTACTCTCCTAAGATATTTATCCATGATTTGAGGATCGTTAGTGGTGTATTTCTTGAACTAAGGTAATCTAGATTTGACCTCTATATAAATATTCCGTGACTTTTGTGGAATATATCGAGATGTCTTTTAGGGGAACTTAGTACCTCTTTATAGGTATGAACTAATGTTTAGGGATGATGGACCTCCAAAAATTctaattgaaattaaatattcCTTCTAGAGTCCAATTCAAATTGAACAAGTCTTGTAGagttcacaaaatttcaatgtctacaaatACCCACTGTTTCAAGGCTTGTCGGAGTGTAGACTCAATAAAACTCAAAAATGAGGCTTGAAGTACTCATTCTTCCACTTTtacaacttttaaattttagatttgatttAAGAGAGGAGATGAAGGGCAGATTTGGTCCAACTGGACATGCAATTtgtttgcaataaattttaaaggacagaaaataaattgtaatcacaataaaataagTGGAAACTTGACTTTATTGATCAATATAGCGGGTACATTTCTGTTGATCCCTTGATCCTACTCTCCtaagatttatccatgattcgaggACCGTTAGTGACATATTTCTCAAATTAGGATGATTTAAGTTTAACTTCTCTATATGAATATTCCATCAATTTGCGGACTATTCGAGATTTTGATCACtttatggaatttttgagaCATTGATCTTTAAAAAATACCCAAGAGTTTATGTGATATTTGAGATGTGTTTTAAGGGAATTTCATACCCTTTGTAGAAGTGTGAACTAGGGTTAGGATTGAGTAGCCTCCAAGAATCCTATTTGAATAGAACACACCTTGTAAAGTCCCAACTCAAATAGAAAATATCTTGTAGAGTCCtgcaaaatttcaatgtctagaAATGTCCACTGCTTCAACGCTTGTCAAAGTATAGACTTGATGAAACTCAAAGACGAAATTTGAAGCACTCATTCTTCCACCTTCGCAGCTTCAGATTTGATTTAAGAGAGAAGATATGAAGGACATATATGGTCCCTCGGGCGTGCCAATTTctttgcaataaattttaatgtgTCAGAAAAGAAATtgcaattacaaataaaatatgaagaaatatgattttattgataaataaaggGTACAATTTTGTTCCTTccttgattctactctcctaagatatttatccatgattcgaggTTCGTTAGTGTCATATTTCTCgaactaaaatattttagatttaaCTTCTATATGAATATTCAATGACTTTTGTGGAATATATCGAGATGTCTTCTATGGGGAACTTATAGTACCCTCTGTATAGACACGAACTTGAGTTTAGGGATGAGAGACCTCCAAGAATCTAATTGTAACTGAACACACCTTCTAGAGTcccaaatttaaattaaacacgTCTTATAGAGTTcgcaaaatttcaatgtctacaaaataactaaacattaattaataactaaCTCCAATACTAACTAATGAAGGGTAAAGTTGGAAGAGCATTTTAAAACTAGTTTAGAAAATTgaacaattaagttaatttgaaaaataaaaaacgtctcaacaatttaattaatatgaaacagagggagtatatgttaaaaaatttaagcgatatttctatatatattataaataaatgtcCTTTATTTTTTATCGACATTTATCTatgtatcaaaaaatttaagtgaCACTTTTATATGTGTCATGAATAAATGTCGCTTACCAATATTTACTTAAATGTTAGAAATTTTCGACActgaaatttatgatatttgaaCTAAATGAAAATTCAATGTAAATAATATCTTTTGTAATATTTCAGCAACTTATCACGATATTTATGTAATGTTATGATCatatcttcattttcttgagtGTTTATGTATATTCAATCCTCCCAAATCTTGTTTGTGAGATTTTATTGGGTGTGTTATTGTTATGCAATggattaaaaagtaaaattattgatcaaaataaaatgatttttaaggtaaaaatataaatatataaaaataagtaacTATGTTGAGACTTTAGATTTTAGAGAAAATGGTCTAAAACCCCTCCAATCTATACACGAAATCTCAACTACACACTTTAGCTTCACgagtgtcctattaccccttgaacttcatatttttttttattttctatacaCGTAAACACTGACCACAAcacataaatcaaacaaatattccAACGTGATTGCACGCGCCGAGTCCCCCACTTTTAAACTCCCAATTCCAATTTTCCCCCCATTTTCCTCCTAAAACGTAAAAGacccataaaaaatatttttctctttttcatctCCTTCTCCATTTGCATATGCATTTCTGTTGATAGTCGAAGgaatttgttgtgtattttCAACTTGATTTCATAGTTTATTAACTAGTTTAGTAAAAGGTTAGTTCTTTATCCCTTATTTCgagtttttgttttattttttaggtttttgttGATTCGTAAAATTAAGAGCAACATTCTTTCTGATTCATCCATACAAAGCTTATTCAAGTTTTCATTTGccatttttgatgaattattagagacctaaataagaaattagagTAGATTACAAACCTAAATTCAAGATTTCAAGTAGAATGAACATAAACAACTAAATAtcctacttattttttttagcaaaaatcgtgatttttttaatgaatggaACAAGGGTTAATGGTGAGGAAGAAGAAACAATGGTTTATTTGATGGTGCGAAACGATGATTGTTggagaaagagaaaattttcatcaaaatttaaggTGTTCTCACCTTTTTACGTATCTAGAGGAGGTGTTCTTACCTCCTACGATAGGTCAGCGTTTAAGCGTGTAGAAAATAGAGACATATGAAGTTCAGGCGGGTAATAGAACACCCGTGAAGTTGGAGTGTATAGTTGAGATTTCGAGTATAGATTGAGAGATTTTAGATCATTTTCTCTAGATTTTATAAAATGACTTTATGAGAATCTTTCTCTTTTAATAACCATTCtcatctttatatatatatatatatatatatatatatatatatatatatatatatatatatatatatatatatatatatatatatatatatatatatatatatatatatacatacatacatatatatatatatatgtatgtatatatgtatgtatgtatgtactgttataaaactatagaagaagaagaagaaactaaagagaaacgaagagaagacttgttatttctcttgatgaatgaatttacaatgaagaagaacactctatttataggagaaatctaacttggtccccaagtaagactctttaatcatatcctaaaaagaactccacatgatagacattcactataatacaaatactttataacactCTCCCTAAATGTTTAATTCATAGATGATGTGCCTCGTCAAAAATCTTActaaaaaaactttaagaaaagaaaaactctagtAAAGGAAAAGGGTACACATATCTATTAATACACATCTAAGCttcctcattaaaaaccttacaaggaaaacccagtgggacaaaaTCTCGTTAGGGAAAAAAAGTACAGCGCGTGTTCACTCCCCCTAATGAGAACATCAATCCAGAGACTTGAATCTTCGCattccaagcttgtgcaccatcttcttgaaagttgcagttggtagagacttggtgaatagaTCAGTCACATTGTCACTTGAACGAATCTGTTGCACATTTATATCACcattcttttgaagttcatgTGTATAGAAAAGCTTCGGTGAAATATGTTTtgttctatctccttttatgaatcCTCCCTTAAGTTGTGCTATGCATGCTgcattatcttcatataaaGTGGTAGGTACTTTATCATATTCCAAACCACATTTCTCTAGAATGAGATGTATCATAGACCTTAACCACacacattctctacttgctTCATGAATAGCTATTATTTCAGCATGATTAGATGAAGTGGCTACGATGGACTGCTTTGTAGATCTCCAAGATATGGCAGTCCCcccacatataaacacatagccTGTTTGGGATCGAGCTTTGtgtggatcagataaatatcaTGCATCAGCATAACCAACAAGATTTGGGCTACAATTAACAGAATAAAATAAGCCCATATCAGTTGTCCCTTTAAGATATCGCAAAATGTGTTTGATCCCATTCCAATGTCTCCTAGTAGGAGCAGAACTATACCTTGCTAACAAGTTAACAGCAAAAGCTATATCAGGCCTTGTAGTATTAGCAAGATACATTAGTGCACCAATTGTACTAAGATATGGTACTTCAGAATCAAGAATTTCTTCATCATTTCCTTGAGGTCGGAATGGATCCTTATTCACATCAAGTAAACGAACAACCATCGGAGTACTATACAGAatcttttcaacattttttctgTGTAGGCagattgatgaacaaaaataccatttgtcaaatgctCAATTTGCAAACCAATACATAATTGTGTCCTTCCcagatctttcatctcaaattcattctttaaataatcaattgccTTTTGAAGCTCTATTAGAGTTCCAATAAGatttatgtcatcaacataatagCAAGTACAACAAATTTCGATATTCTTTTCTTTATAAAGACACATGGACAAATTGCATCATTTGTATAACCTTCCTTAATTAAATACTCACTAAGACGGTTATACCACATGCGCTAAGAttgcttcaaaccatataattatctttgcaatttaattgaatacattTCTCGGATTTTGAATTACATGATTTAGGCATCGCAAATTCTTCGgaaattttcatgtatatctcattatcaaGTGATCCATAAAGGTAGGTTGTAACCACATCCATCAAATGCATTTCAAGTTGCTCATGGACTGTGAAACTAATGAGATAATGCAATGTTATTGCATCCATAAGGGTGAGTATGTCTCTTCATAGTCGACGCCAGGCCTTTGAGAAAATCATTGTACCACAAGGCGTGCTTTATACCTTTGTATTTCAATTTCGCACAAACTTCCATTTGTAACCAACAGGTTTAATACCATTAGGTGTTTGAATTATAGGTCCAAAAACTTCACGCTTGGCAAGTGAATTCAACTCtgattgaattgcttcttgccATTTTGGTCAAtcattttggccaatcattttGTTGTCGACATTCTATAACAGATTGAGATTCATGATTCTCATTATCTTGCATGATATTTGTTGCAACATTATATGCAAAGACATAATCAATCACTATTTCTGATCGATTCATATTAGTTTCaacatcttttaaatttatggatagttcattatttctttgagtttcaagttcattgattctttcatgaatatcagacttgttcaaattttgaacttccatatgagattctttcatagtgtcatcttgacatttaatctttcttttttctaggattttgatccttagaccccaatggtctaccacgctttaggtgtgtttttgactCATTAGCTATGACACTAGTGGATGGTCCTTTAGGGACATCAATTCGAATTGGGACATTCTCTGCAGAAATATGTGATTTAGTAATCCTTTTCAAATCTGTAAATGCGTCTGACATTTGATTTGCAATTTTCTGCAGATGAATAatcttttgtacttcttgttcgCAAGTAGAAGAATATGGATTAAGATGagacaatgataaatttttctacaaaatttttgcattttattttactattctCTCCCCCTAATTTTGGGAAAACTGTCTCATCAAACGGACAATCGGCAAATCTGGCAGTAAACATGTCTCCATTCAATGGTTCAAGATAGCAAATAATGGAGGGTgactcaaacccaacatatattcCTGACATTCTTTGAGAGCCCATCTTAGTGCGGTTTGGTGGTGCCACAGGCACATGTACAACACTTCCAAAAATTCTTAGATGGGATATATTAGGTTCTTGACCCATAATCAATTGCAATGGAGAAACCTTATGATAACTTGTCGGTCTGAGACGAATAAGTGTTGCAACATGCAAAATTGCATGTCCCCACACAGAAGTGGGCAACTtagttttcataagcaatgGTCTTGCTATTAATtgcaaatatttaattaatgactcTGCGAAACTATTctgagtatgaacatgagcaACAGAGTGTTCAACTCTTATCCCAATTGctaaacaataatcattaaataattAGGATGAAAACTCTGCAGCATTATCAAGACGAATGAACTTAATCTGATTATCAGGAAAGTGTGCCCTTAACCTTATTATTTGTgtcaataattttgcaaatgcCAAGTTACGAGATGACACTAGGCATTCATGAGACCATCTGGAAGAAGCATTTATTAGaaccataaaatatctaaatcaCCCACTAGGTGggtgaataggtccacaaatatcctCATGTATACGTTCCAAGAACGCAGGGGACTCAATCTTAACTTTCATTggtgatggtctcacaattaacttgccttgataacaagcagtacaagaaaattcaccatttaaaagaacttTTAGGTCTTTTAGTGGATGTCCATTCGAATTTTCTATAATTCGTCGCATCATTATTGACCCAGGATGTCCTAGACGATCATGCCAAAGTACAAATGTATTGGAATCAGTAAACTTCCTATTTACTATAAaatgtgcctcaattgcactaatttttgtccaatacaagCCAGAAGATAAAGCAGGGAACTTTTCTTTAACATATGTCTGCCTAGAGACATACTTGGTGATACCAagatattcaagatttatttaaTCCATTTATTGGATATGATAACCATTTTCACGGATATctttaaaactcaacaagtttctcttagattttggagaaaacatagcattattaatgatgagtttAGTTCCCTTGGGCAAAATTACAATGGCTCTTATAAAACCCTCAATCATATTAGTACTACCAAAAATTGTAGTAACATTTATTTCACCCatacttaaatgagaaaaatatttcttatttttgaatatcgTAGGTGCTGTACCagaatcaatcaaacaaatatcttCATATTTCGATAATATGTTCTTAGAATTATTTAATCCTAGTTATAACAGACTGCATGTTTTTAACATTAGATCAAAttaaagacctaatataatacaaacacatgataaatcctagttaattttataatttatgtttttaacagTAGACCAAGttaaagacctaatataatacaaacacgTGATAAAGTTTAGTATTTGACTAACTCTATCATAttagaatcatataaataaatcaatgaaaaatatatattattctattAAGAATTAAGGAACAAGCTAATGAAcgactaaactaatttaaaatactaatactCATGCAAACAACTATCattacattaaatttatttataaatactacaaaaaaaatatcactcttCCATGTTCACAGAACCATCACAAATTAAGtgatctatttttccttcagGATGTGCGAAGAAATCTGCTACATCCAAGTGCGTGatgtcaacttgattttcagagataaaatttgcctcaggatttttctctttcttctttagtGATTCTTGATAAAGCTCAACCAAGTGTTTGGGAGTACGACAATCACGTGCATAATGACCTCTTCCACCACATCGAAAACAACCTTCCCTAGTTGCTTCACGTTTctcatcctttcttttttcctttttatttgatgaatgattaATGCCAGGAATAGAATTACGTTCTTGACCATAATCACGACCACGTTCACAACCATGATTAGGACCGCGACCTTTTCCACGCCTAGCATGgtgagcgtacgcctcattcaCTTCAGGAAGTGGTTCAGATCCAGTAGGTCGATTCTcatgatttttcaataataaatcattattttgctCGGCCACTAGAAGATGAGAAATTAGttcaaaatactttttgaaaccTTTCTCTCGATATTGTTGCTACAAGAGCACATTCGAGGCATGAAAAGTGGAGAACgtcttttccatcatatcaatcTCACAAACCGTTTCTCCACATAATTTCAATTGAGAAGTGATTCTGAACATGACAGAATTATACTCATGTGTAGTcttaaagtcttgtagccttagATGCATCCAATCATATCGTGCCTTTGGATGTATGACCATCTTCAAGTGGTCAAATCTTTCTTTTAGGTTTTTTCACAAAACAAGTGAATCCTTAATTGTCAGATATTCGATTTTCAGAATCTCGTCAAGATGATGACGCAAGAATATCATTGCTCGTgcacaattttgatttgatgccttattttcttcttttatggtgTCTCCAAGACCCATTGCATCAAGGTGTATTTCAGCTTTTTACACCCATGAGAGGTAGCTCCTGCCTGAACTTTGAAGGGCAATGAACTCTAGTTTTGTAAGATTgaccattaaaattaaaaataaaagaataaataatacctttattaattcttcaaatctaactttcacttttgagaaattagagtctcgtgctgataacgtgttataaaactatagaataagaagaagaaactagagagaaaagaagagaagacttgTTAAATCTCTTGATGAATGAATTTACAATGAAGAGAATCAttctatttataggagaaatctaacttggtccccaagtaagACTTTTTAATCATATCctaaaaaggactccacatgatagacatttactataatacaaatactttataacatgtacaaatatataagaagaattttttatttcttttttgaaaaggAGTAATCAGACTTCTTTAAAGTAATAAGACTATtccaattttaatatttatggagaaaaaattataataaatgtaaaaaaatacaTCTATGAAAAGTAAGGCGTGGAGCATTTTcttattatgttatatatttagtcattttgaatatgtttataaaCACATACCAATTTTAGGAATGTTTATAATTACATACTCAatttataaatatcattaaGCTTGAGtatgttatcaattttttttttataggaaaCTTTAATGCTTGCTGCCAAAATATGATTCGTATAAAATTAgcaaaatttctaaaaatagtCTATTTTATACAAATGCCTACTGTCATATTTGTATCAGCATTTTTCCTTTTGGTgaagtcttttttttaaaaaaataaatagcagAGGTCATGTGAGTTTGATTTTacagtattattttatttgttttcttgttgttgtgCTACTTAATAGTCTCAATTTGTAGTTGTTTCAATGGACTATTCTTGATATTTATTatgtccttttttttaatttcaattttagatgattttttatgatatatgttTTCTTACATATGTGTAATTTTTAGTTGAtcatatataactaaatattttaaatatttttgcttgattagttaaccatgattttatgtctttttgttgttattattgtaaggattgtaattatattatgttgagAACATGATCCTTCTTTCCTCTTTAAAtcatatataactaaatattttaaatattttggctTGATTAGTTAACTAGTTTATGTATGTTTGTTGGTATTATAAGGATTGTTTATAGTTCTCCGGTTAAACCTCCGATGCAATAAGAGTTGATTGATTCCTTATCAGATTAAAATTAGTTAATCGAAAAAAACGTCAATATATCTTATTTCTAATATCGTCTAACAATATCTTCCTCCTCACTAactatatacaaatatataataaatataagtaatatatCACAtctcaatataaaataaataaaatactaaatattaaatacaaatattatatagcGAAGAATCAAATAAATCGATTCCTCTTATAATTTCGTAACTCACAatcacaataacaataatatggtaaaatacataattttaacgttgcattatttattatataatttatatatagaaattctTTATAGGTCAAATGTTTCacaattttcagaatttaatcaacaaaaaattaaatattttttaattttatattaaaacatCCGTGggcaattacttttttttataatttaaattttttttctattccttttgattaactttttaattctatgtccctttttaaatttgtttttaattaatttttctcttcatagatatctctcctataatataaaataagacaaaaagtatatattgttcaaaataatagtaattactaaaaataatgtttattattaGAACCATATTTGGAgacttttaataatttgaattttctaaaatgaggtaaaaagaaaacatgccatattataaaataaatcataaaaatggtgGAGGATTTtacttaaacatatttttgtttattaaaaaatatgtaacatttttttttacctttttcctcttatttttatatatttatttttaatttaatttttatcaaaaactcACACCTCTTCATCTTTCATAACCTCTATACTTAATTAATACTTACTAGTAATACCTACAACTTCCAACTTTATACCTTCATAACCTCAAATTACTTAATGTTTAAATTTGTGACATCTTAAAagcatatcaaaaaaatatttctaaacaaatatatttatgtttatctTAATTGTCCTCTACTTTAATCTTGTAATGTAAAATCTATCGACAAAGACTGTtttgtgtaattatttttacttttaataagaatgatataaaaaaagatatataaaagagaataattgatttgtttttttgcaTGAAATTATAAGAGCAAGATCATTACTAAAAGTAAGACAAAAACGAttcttgaaaacattaaaatgCATTTGTAGATACGCTTAGCGGGggagtgtcacgacccaaaaccgggtcgcgactggcatccacatttaccctcctatgtgagcgaaccaaccaatctaaaccttatcatttcaacgtatatcaacagaaaataatgcggaagacttaagctcattaaataaaaaccaattcaataaccattattccccaaaatctggaagtcatcatcataagaacatctatgatcaaattactaactaaaaatgtctaagaagctaaaaatacataagaagctagtccatgccggaagttcaaggcatcaagacttgaagaagaagatccagtccaagctagaagcattagctcaccctgaatttccgatatgacgaagactggctagaattactgttgagttgaagacgacggcac
The DNA window shown above is from Solanum lycopersicum chromosome 11, SLM_r2.1 and carries:
- the LOC138339681 gene encoding uncharacterized protein — protein: MVIHPKARYDWMHLRLQDFKTTHEYNSVMFRITSQLKLCGETQQYREKGFKKYFELISHLLVAEQNNDLLLKNHENRPTGSEPLPEVNEAYAHHARRGKGRGPNHGCERGRDYGQERNSIPGINHSSNKKEKRKDEKREATREGCFRCGGRGHYARDCRTPKHLVELYQESLKKKEKNPEANFISENQVDITHLDVADFFAHPEGKIDHLICDGSVNMEE